A single region of the Halodesulfovibrio sp. MK-HDV genome encodes:
- a CDS encoding tetratricopeptide repeat protein has translation MKMSNLLCRLIIVGVLAMTMTGCTGVKGQYYLGMEEYGQGQEKFKQAVAENPNDAMAQYYLGRMLLAQDKPEAALSHLKKAVKLDPADDDYHFWLGINYWSVMDYRNERKQYLKAIELNPRSTYAHLYLGHNYLDKREWKKAYDQYQFVLRKDKYDPEALYNTAVALHGVKQYKREHTALLKYLKYYPDGHVAIKAVTSLNSLGDYSWRNFYIGKRQITFIAVQFERDTAKIKTETTASLKLLGAMLKNSPKLTIDLVVHVKGKASLAKARAIAVRNYIVTYVPSVEKKQLPISWFGQAERVGAGKKAQNLSESVRFITNVK, from the coding sequence ATGAAAATGTCTAATTTGCTATGCCGACTAATAATTGTCGGGGTACTTGCTATGACAATGACAGGCTGTACTGGTGTAAAAGGTCAGTACTACCTGGGAATGGAAGAGTATGGACAAGGTCAGGAAAAATTTAAGCAGGCCGTAGCAGAGAATCCGAATGACGCTATGGCACAGTACTATTTAGGACGAATGCTTTTAGCGCAAGATAAGCCCGAGGCTGCTTTGAGTCATCTAAAGAAAGCTGTGAAACTTGATCCTGCTGACGATGACTATCATTTTTGGCTGGGTATTAATTACTGGTCAGTGATGGATTATAGAAATGAACGTAAGCAATATCTTAAAGCTATTGAGCTGAACCCACGCTCTACATATGCGCATTTGTATCTAGGTCATAATTATCTGGATAAGCGTGAATGGAAAAAGGCGTATGACCAATACCAGTTTGTACTGAGAAAAGATAAGTATGACCCAGAAGCCCTCTACAATACAGCCGTGGCCCTGCATGGGGTAAAGCAATACAAGCGAGAGCATACGGCCTTGCTTAAATATTTGAAGTATTACCCGGATGGGCATGTTGCTATAAAAGCTGTCACAAGCCTCAACAGCTTAGGTGATTATTCGTGGCGCAATTTCTATATTGGGAAACGGCAAATAACTTTTATTGCAGTCCAGTTTGAAAGGGATACTGCAAAAATTAAAACAGAAACAACTGCTTCTCTAAAATTGTTAGGTGCAATGCTTAAGAACTCCCCAAAGCTCACTATAGATTTGGTTGTTCACGTTAAAGGAAAGGCATCGCTTGCAAAGGCTAGAGCCATTGCAGTTAGAAATTATATTGTAACGTATGTTCCAAGTGTTGAGAAAAAGCAGCTTCCTATTAGCTGGTTTGGGCAGGCGGAACGGGTAGGTGCAGGTAAAAAAGCACAAAATTTATCCGAATCAGTACGTTTTATTACTAACGTAAAGTAA
- a CDS encoding ABC transporter ATP-binding protein yields MLNINLVQKYFDEKCIISDVSLSLPKGQIGCLLGASGCGKTTLLRTIAGFEYINGGEIKINDTVVSSKTAFIPPEDRKVGMVFQDYALFPHLTVVENIAFGLQNIKKRFFSSSRSHATQQRIDEMLHLVGLEDSAKKYPHQLSGGQQQRVALARALAPKPQLLLMDEPFSNLDVTLREHLSVEMRSILKKEDITAVMVTHNQNEAFAMGDIVGIMNDGILHQWDTPKNIYHTPTTPFVSTFVGEGVLIKGEFVDNTVCTALGTFEKSSVTFFPSLNGGRMLVRPEKIFISPTYNKDKIQATIEEVIFKGTHSSCALRLASNETIIVHSSNNSRLSKGSTVSICCSLEH; encoded by the coding sequence ATGCTGAATATTAACTTAGTTCAAAAATATTTTGATGAAAAATGCATCATTTCAGATGTCTCTTTGTCCTTACCAAAAGGGCAAATAGGCTGCCTGCTCGGCGCAAGCGGATGTGGTAAAACAACCCTGCTTCGCACTATTGCAGGGTTTGAATATATTAACGGTGGTGAAATAAAAATTAATGACACCGTAGTTTCTTCGAAAACAGCCTTTATTCCACCAGAAGATCGTAAAGTTGGAATGGTTTTTCAGGACTATGCGTTATTTCCACACTTAACCGTCGTAGAAAACATAGCCTTCGGATTACAGAATATAAAAAAACGATTCTTTTCATCATCACGCTCTCACGCCACACAGCAACGCATAGACGAGATGCTCCACCTTGTCGGACTAGAGGACAGTGCTAAAAAGTATCCACATCAACTTTCTGGTGGTCAGCAACAGCGTGTCGCCTTAGCACGAGCATTAGCTCCTAAGCCTCAATTGCTACTCATGGATGAACCTTTTTCTAATCTGGATGTAACACTTCGAGAACATTTATCCGTTGAGATGCGTTCTATTCTCAAAAAAGAGGATATCACCGCTGTAATGGTTACTCACAACCAAAATGAAGCTTTTGCAATGGGAGACATCGTTGGGATTATGAATGATGGGATACTCCATCAATGGGATACTCCAAAAAATATTTACCACACACCCACAACCCCTTTTGTCTCGACCTTTGTTGGAGAAGGAGTTTTAATTAAAGGTGAGTTCGTTGATAATACAGTATGTACAGCTTTAGGAACTTTTGAGAAGTCATCTGTAACATTTTTTCCTTCTTTAAATGGAGGTCGTATGCTTGTTCGCCCAGAAAAGATTTTCATTTCTCCTACCTACAACAAGGACAAAATACAGGCCACTATTGAAGAAGTTATCTTTAAAGGCACGCACTCAAGTTGTGCATTACGATTAGCATCTAATGAAACAATTATCGTACATAGTTCTAACAATTCAAGATTAAGCAAAGGTTCCACGGTATCAATCTGCTGCAGTTTGGAACATTAA
- a CDS encoding iron ABC transporter permease, giving the protein MNKIIRTSIPLIVAAFAVTPILVIFSSALQPREDLWTHLLQTSLPTLALNTLFLCLGVAIGTGVLGVLLGWIIATCDFPGRRFFSTALLLPMAIPTYVFAFVFLGLFDFSSPLQLLLRDWFGIAPFDVRSIWTVCITMTLALYPYVYVMAKSGFTTQGQRCLEAARTLGRSYFSAFYSVGIPLCRPWIAIGILLVLMETLADFGAVSVFNFDTFTTAVYKAWYGFFSLSTASQLASILVLLALILLNGEQRLRKKMRFTQERSSFQRIPLNGIKAIAACCFCTAIFFIGFIIPVVQLAWWSLGNFTIELSAQYLTFSANTLTLGLVAAGITCLAALSLAYAARFQKTKFTQVVISLSTIGYSLPGTVLAVGIIAPIAYFDNAYIQISTWIIGQPVPPLLQGTILALLIAYAIRFLAAAYGSINSSMQRITPSMDEASALMGITGWKMLSKVHLPQLKTGLFTAALLVLVDVMKEMPITLMTRPFGWDTLAVKIYELTSEGEWERAAIPSVLLILVGLIPVLYINKKTDCA; this is encoded by the coding sequence ATGAACAAAATTATACGTACATCAATCCCGCTCATAGTCGCTGCATTTGCAGTAACTCCTATTCTTGTCATTTTTTCTTCGGCGCTTCAGCCAAGAGAAGATCTTTGGACTCACCTACTACAAACTTCTCTTCCGACCCTAGCGCTGAACACCTTGTTTCTCTGTCTGGGAGTAGCAATAGGAACAGGCGTTCTTGGAGTTCTTCTTGGATGGATAATAGCAACATGTGACTTTCCAGGGAGGCGTTTTTTTTCAACGGCTCTTCTTCTTCCTATGGCAATCCCAACATACGTATTTGCATTCGTATTTTTAGGACTTTTTGACTTTTCAAGTCCACTCCAATTGCTATTACGCGACTGGTTTGGAATTGCCCCCTTTGATGTTCGCTCTATCTGGACAGTATGTATCACTATGACATTAGCGCTGTATCCGTACGTGTATGTCATGGCTAAATCAGGATTTACAACACAAGGCCAACGTTGCCTTGAAGCAGCAAGAACACTTGGACGTTCGTACTTTTCAGCATTTTACTCTGTCGGAATTCCACTCTGTCGACCATGGATCGCAATAGGCATCTTACTCGTTTTGATGGAAACTCTAGCAGATTTTGGTGCAGTCTCTGTTTTTAATTTTGATACCTTCACTACCGCTGTCTATAAAGCATGGTACGGGTTCTTTTCATTATCCACCGCCTCTCAACTTGCGTCCATTTTAGTTCTGCTAGCGCTTATTTTACTCAATGGTGAACAACGGCTACGTAAAAAAATGCGCTTCACTCAAGAGCGCTCGTCTTTTCAACGAATACCTTTGAATGGAATAAAAGCCATCGCGGCATGTTGTTTTTGTACTGCAATTTTCTTTATTGGCTTTATTATCCCTGTTGTTCAACTTGCGTGGTGGTCTCTCGGCAATTTTACCATAGAGCTTTCGGCACAGTATTTAACTTTCAGTGCTAACACGTTGACGTTAGGTTTAGTGGCGGCTGGTATAACATGCCTTGCGGCTCTTTCTTTAGCCTATGCAGCGCGGTTCCAAAAAACAAAATTCACTCAAGTTGTTATCTCATTATCCACGATTGGCTACTCCCTTCCTGGAACAGTATTAGCTGTAGGGATTATTGCTCCAATCGCATATTTTGATAACGCCTATATTCAAATTTCAACATGGATAATAGGACAACCAGTTCCTCCGTTACTTCAAGGGACAATACTAGCGCTCCTCATAGCCTATGCAATCCGCTTTCTGGCTGCTGCCTATGGATCAATAAACAGCAGTATGCAGCGAATTACTCCCTCCATGGATGAAGCCTCAGCACTAATGGGAATAACTGGTTGGAAAATGCTTAGCAAAGTACACCTTCCACAATTAAAAACAGGGCTTTTTACCGCAGCTTTGCTCGTCTTAGTTGATGTAATGAAGGAAATGCCTATTACCCTTATGACTAGACCCTTTGGATGGGACACACTTGCTGTGAAAATTTACGAACTGACAAGTGAGGGAGAGTGGGAAAGAGCGGCAATCCCGTCTGTTCTTCTTATTTTAGTTGGTCTTATCCCCGTTCTGTACATTAACAAAAAAACAGATTGTGCCTAG
- a CDS encoding type 1 glutamine amidotransferase domain-containing protein, whose protein sequence is MKMKAQRVLMFVDNIFEDMELLYPYYRLIEEGADVIVAGPKADCIYTGKNGYPFRSTAAIADQRAADFDLLVVAGGFAPDQLRRDPKVLELTREIFEAGKIVAHICHGGWIPISAGIMKGFNCTSTPGIKDDLINAGATWVNEEVVVDRNQISSRKPDDLPAFCRTIIEAATESN, encoded by the coding sequence ATGAAAATGAAAGCCCAACGCGTCTTAATGTTTGTGGACAATATCTTTGAGGACATGGAACTTCTGTACCCGTACTACCGTTTAATTGAAGAAGGCGCAGATGTTATCGTAGCGGGTCCCAAAGCCGACTGTATTTATACAGGCAAAAACGGTTATCCGTTCCGATCTACAGCTGCTATTGCAGACCAGCGGGCGGCTGATTTCGATCTTCTTGTTGTTGCCGGTGGCTTTGCTCCTGACCAGCTCAGACGTGATCCTAAAGTGCTTGAACTTACCCGCGAAATTTTCGAAGCCGGAAAAATTGTTGCGCATATATGCCACGGTGGCTGGATACCAATTTCAGCTGGGATCATGAAAGGCTTCAACTGCACATCAACTCCCGGAATTAAGGATGACTTAATAAACGCAGGAGCAACGTGGGTTAATGAAGAAGTTGTTGTTGACCGAAATCAAATATCATCCCGCAAACCAGACGATCTGCCTGCTTTTTGCCGAACAATTATTGAAGCTGCAACGGAATCTAACTAA